AAGGCCCCGGCGACGCCACCCGCGGGCCCGGAGAGCAGCAGGGCAGCGGGCAGGGCCGCGGCCTGCGCGGCCGTGGCCGCGCCGCCGCTGGACTGCAGGACGCGGAGCAGGGGCGCCCCAGTGCGCGCGAGCCCGCCCTCCAGGAGCTTCAGGTAACCGCGCACGGCGGGAGCGACGTAGGCGTTCAGGGTGGTAGTGCTGGCGCGCTCGTATTCCCGGAACTCAGGGAGCACCTCGTGGGAGGCGGACACGTCGAGACCCCGGGCGCGCAGAGCTTCTGTCAGCGCGGCCTCGTGCTGGGGTGCGAGGAAGGAGAAGAGCAGGCAAACGGCGGCCGCCTCCGCTCCGGCGGCGGCGACGGAATCCGCTATGCGCCGGGCTTCGTCCGGGGCAAGCGGGCGCAGGACGGCGCCGTCATGCGCCACGCGTTCGTCGACCTCGAAACAGAGGTCGCGGGGCACGAGCGGCCGCGGGCGGGACGGCTCGAGGTCGTA
This DNA window, taken from Dehalococcoidia bacterium, encodes the following:
- a CDS encoding hydantoinase/oxoprolinase family protein; the protein is MALLGVDVGGTFTDFYFLDGGRIQVHKRPSTPSSPADAVLAGISENGWRPSEVVHGSTVATNTVLERRGPRTAFVATRGFKDLLAIGRQARPKLYDLEPSRPRPLVPRDLCFEVDERVAHDGAVLRPLAPDEARRIADSVAAAGAEAAAVCLLFSFLAPQHEAALTEALRARGLDVSASHEVLPEFREYERASTTTLNAYVAPAVRGYLKLLEGGLARTGAPLLRVLQSSGGAATAAQAAALPAALLLSGPAGGVAGA